In Chryseobacterium oranimense, a single window of DNA contains:
- a CDS encoding ATP-binding protein: protein MNFVECHDEPIHIPGYIQSFGYLIGIDAESHSITFFSRNITDIFRLENAEQLFEKSLMDFPEIFRAVIESDLYASLYSFTKRENETHFDKIFLDEKEYHFSVFRSGKHIFLEFEAVLENPNKRISNKYDNFYVIDNEQELWDQLLSTLSKIVNYDRMMVYKFMMDGSGKVIAERRDDNMESYLGLHYPESDIPRQARALYLKKRKRIFSNVYEETVPLMSRSEENIDLTFVASRGMSPIHGQYIKNSGATSSFSVSIIIDDHLWGLVTCQNSEFKHIDLEDRVQAGIFTALASNAYSSFKSKNELKYRLELNEKASQLKSEFLKHNNLFDSLADNKGKIRKLPESDGLAIISEGNIITVGVVPDYDVIDNIAHWALENTSESIFVSRSFLKDYGQELKLDENAAGIIIYFIERSKKEMLIWFRKEFDEHINWAGNPEKKVEVFLQNGEEKQMVSPRTSFHIFTENIKGNSKRWNSRDISAVQAVRDVILETSHKQYNAIKALNNELRKVNEELDSFSYTISHDLGTPLTVMKLNAQMLLANFEKTEKNKNKLTSIVEEIDSMAEMMHDVLQLSRAKHSEIELERLQPLSMIRKISENAKITFDTPKTVVDIKECPDVLADKTMLNQVFLNVINNAVKYTSHQNEPKVKIWGTVESETVVYRISDNGIGIPEQEKHKMFKIFNRMDNAKTFKGNGVGLSIVHRIMMRIGGNVDYESNKEGTCFILTFKKP from the coding sequence ATGAATTTTGTAGAATGTCATGATGAACCCATCCATATTCCTGGTTATATACAAAGTTTTGGATACCTGATTGGCATTGATGCAGAATCCCATTCCATCACTTTTTTCAGCCGGAATATCACTGATATATTCAGACTCGAAAATGCGGAACAGCTTTTTGAAAAAAGCCTTATGGACTTTCCTGAGATTTTCCGGGCTGTTATTGAATCTGATCTGTATGCTTCTCTGTACAGCTTTACAAAAAGAGAAAATGAAACCCATTTTGATAAGATATTTCTTGACGAAAAGGAGTATCATTTTTCTGTTTTCAGAAGTGGAAAACATATTTTTCTGGAATTTGAAGCAGTGTTGGAAAACCCGAATAAGCGGATTTCCAATAAGTATGATAATTTTTATGTCATAGATAATGAACAGGAGCTTTGGGATCAATTGCTGAGCACACTTTCTAAAATTGTGAATTATGACCGGATGATGGTCTATAAATTTATGATGGACGGTTCAGGAAAGGTGATTGCTGAAAGAAGAGACGATAATATGGAGAGCTATCTGGGACTTCATTATCCTGAATCTGATATTCCAAGACAGGCAAGGGCGCTTTATTTAAAGAAGAGAAAGAGGATATTCAGTAATGTATATGAGGAAACAGTCCCGCTCATGAGCCGGTCTGAAGAAAACATAGACCTTACTTTTGTGGCTTCCCGCGGAATGTCTCCTATACATGGGCAGTACATTAAAAATTCCGGGGCCACTTCAAGCTTCAGTGTATCCATTATTATTGATGATCATCTTTGGGGATTAGTTACCTGTCAGAATTCCGAGTTTAAGCATATTGACCTTGAAGACAGGGTGCAGGCAGGGATTTTTACGGCGCTGGCTTCCAATGCCTATTCTTCATTCAAATCCAAAAATGAGCTGAAATACCGTTTGGAGCTGAATGAAAAAGCATCTCAGCTGAAATCGGAATTTTTAAAACATAATAATTTATTCGATTCTCTTGCAGATAATAAAGGAAAAATCCGGAAACTGCCTGAATCGGATGGCCTTGCTATTATTTCTGAAGGAAATATAATCACTGTGGGAGTTGTTCCGGATTATGATGTAATTGACAATATTGCCCATTGGGCCCTTGAAAACACTTCAGAAAGTATTTTTGTAAGTCGCAGTTTTCTTAAAGATTACGGACAGGAACTGAAACTTGATGAAAATGCGGCCGGAATTATTATTTACTTTATTGAAAGAAGTAAGAAAGAAATGCTGATCTGGTTCCGTAAAGAATTTGACGAACACATCAACTGGGCGGGAAATCCTGAAAAGAAAGTAGAGGTGTTTCTACAGAATGGTGAGGAAAAGCAAATGGTTTCGCCAAGAACTTCTTTCCATATTTTTACAGAAAATATCAAAGGAAATTCAAAAAGATGGAACTCCAGAGATATCAGTGCAGTACAGGCTGTTCGTGATGTGATACTCGAAACTTCCCATAAACAATATAATGCCATTAAAGCACTCAATAACGAGCTGAGAAAAGTAAATGAAGAGCTTGACAGTTTTTCATACACAATTTCACATGACCTGGGAACTCCTCTCACTGTGATGAAGCTGAATGCCCAGATGCTGCTTGCCAATTTTGAAAAAACGGAAAAGAATAAAAATAAACTGACCTCCATTGTTGAAGAAATCGACAGTATGGCAGAAATGATGCATGATGTACTGCAGCTCAGCCGTGCCAAGCACAGCGAAATAGAACTGGAACGTCTTCAGCCTCTGAGTATGATCCGGAAGATTTCGGAAAATGCTAAAATTACTTTTGATACTCCGAAAACTGTAGTTGATATTAAGGAATGTCCTGATGTACTTGCAGATAAAACGATGCTTAATCAGGTTTTTTTGAATGTTATTAATAATGCAGTAAAATATACTTCTCACCAGAACGAGCCCAAAGTGAAAATCTGGGGAACCGTGGAAAGTGAAACTGTTGTGTACAGGATTTCAGACAATGGTATCGGAATCCCAGAACAGGAAAAACACAAGATGTTCAAAATCTTTAACAGGATGGATAATGCCAAAACATTTAAAGGAAATGGAGTAGGGTTGTCCATTGTACACAGAATTATGATGCGTATCGGGGGAAATGTGGATTACGAGAGCAATAAAGAGGGAACTTGTTTTATTTTAACGTTTAAAAAACCGTAA
- a CDS encoding biliverdin-producing heme oxygenase — protein sequence MVSEYLKQNTAEYHDAAEKLFNSEKIFNKTFTLEDYKKIINTNYLMLLHTEDKIFKSLSDKYSEKLQLNDRKKLSLIEKDLESLSLENQPASHHLEFNNEHEALGAMYVIEGSTLGGNVIAKQLSKTEGFDDVTFNFFGCYQENTGPMWKNFKEVLDTEVTEENYNEVLSGAKKLYTFLLNVN from the coding sequence ATGGTATCAGAGTATCTTAAACAAAATACAGCGGAATATCACGATGCAGCGGAGAAACTTTTCAATTCTGAAAAAATTTTTAATAAGACCTTCACATTAGAAGATTACAAAAAAATCATCAATACCAACTATCTGATGCTTCTTCACACTGAAGACAAGATATTCAAAAGTCTTTCTGATAAATATTCGGAAAAACTTCAACTAAACGACAGAAAGAAACTTTCTCTTATTGAAAAAGATCTTGAAAGTCTTTCCCTGGAAAATCAACCGGCTTCCCATCATCTTGAATTTAATAATGAGCATGAGGCTTTGGGAGCAATGTACGTGATCGAAGGTTCTACGTTAGGTGGAAATGTGATTGCCAAACAGCTTTCCAAAACAGAAGGTTTTGATGATGTCACTTTCAATTTCTTCGGATGTTATCAGGAAAATACAGGCCCCATGTGGAAGAATTTCAAAGAGGTTCTGGATACTGAAGTTACCGAGGAAAACTATAACGAAGTCCTTTCCGGAGCGAAAAAACTATATACGTTTTTACTGAACGTCAATTAA
- a CDS encoding malate dehydrogenase, protein MKVTVVGAGAVGASCAEYIAMKNFCSEVVLVDIKEGFAEGKAMDLMQTASLNGFDTKITGTTGDYSKTAGSHVAVITSGIPRKPGMTREELIGINAGIVKDVTANLVKHSPEVIIIVVSNPMDTMAYLVHKTSGLPKHKIIGMGGALDSARFQYRLAEALESPISDVNGMVIAAHSDTGMLPLLSKATRNGVPVTEFLSDEQQKYVIEETKVGGATLTKLLGTSAWYAPGAAVSVMVQAIACDQKKMIPCSLMLEGEYGQNDICLGVPAIIGANGVEKIVNVTLTADEQLKFAEAANAVREVNGDLKF, encoded by the coding sequence ATGAAAGTAACTGTAGTAGGTGCAGGCGCTGTAGGAGCAAGCTGTGCAGAATACATCGCAATGAAAAACTTCTGTTCAGAAGTAGTTTTAGTAGACATTAAAGAAGGGTTTGCTGAAGGTAAAGCAATGGATTTGATGCAGACTGCATCACTAAACGGATTTGATACAAAAATTACCGGAACAACAGGAGATTACAGCAAAACTGCAGGTTCTCATGTAGCAGTAATCACTTCAGGTATCCCAAGAAAACCTGGAATGACAAGAGAAGAGCTGATCGGCATCAACGCAGGAATTGTAAAAGACGTTACTGCAAACCTTGTAAAGCATTCTCCGGAAGTAATCATCATCGTGGTTTCTAACCCAATGGATACTATGGCTTATTTAGTACACAAAACTTCAGGTCTTCCTAAGCACAAAATCATCGGAATGGGTGGTGCACTGGACTCTGCAAGATTCCAATACAGACTGGCTGAAGCATTGGAAAGCCCAATCTCTGATGTAAACGGTATGGTAATCGCTGCCCACAGTGATACCGGAATGCTTCCATTATTAAGCAAAGCTACAAGAAATGGTGTTCCTGTAACTGAATTCTTAAGTGATGAGCAGCAAAAGTACGTTATTGAAGAAACTAAAGTAGGAGGTGCTACATTAACTAAATTATTAGGAACATCAGCATGGTATGCTCCAGGTGCAGCAGTTTCTGTAATGGTTCAGGCAATCGCTTGCGACCAGAAAAAAATGATCCCTTGCTCTCTGATGCTTGAAGGTGAATACGGACAAAACGATATCTGTCTTGGTGTTCCGGCAATTATCGGAGCGAACGGAGTAGAAAAAATCGTCAACGTAACATTGACCGCAGATGAGCAGTTGAAGTTTGCTGAAGCGGCTAATGCAGTAAGAGAAGTAAACGGAGATCTTAAGTTTTAA
- a CDS encoding RDD family protein: MENNLFLSKFWTRVWALLIDSLILGILGYILGSVFESFFISLGEEAKLIGWFISLAYFSVLNSKLNNGQTIGKKIMKIQVTYIDGRTVSLKTSFIRSLILTAPFFLNRFKITESETFSVVNIIQSMIIFTLGLGIMIFYIFNKETRQSLHDIVAKTYVVQDHRNNAVTMMPQPKKLPFYITGTLLLLVIITSIYSYSSNSEIKKLLPVYEKVSQQDHVSRASISMNHFSGNKQYVYTISIKTDKKQQYEGHMEYDPVIKKAVETFLNSNVYESDQDVLNVVIGSGFDIGIARQYYSYNVFKPIFKWRETYKP; encoded by the coding sequence ATGGAAAACAATTTATTCTTATCAAAATTCTGGACAAGAGTCTGGGCCTTATTAATTGATTCACTTATTCTCGGTATTTTGGGGTATATATTGGGTTCAGTCTTCGAAAGTTTCTTTATTTCCCTGGGAGAAGAAGCCAAATTAATCGGATGGTTTATTTCTTTGGCTTATTTTTCAGTTCTGAATTCCAAGCTGAACAATGGCCAGACTATCGGTAAAAAAATAATGAAAATCCAGGTAACATATATTGATGGAAGAACAGTTAGCTTAAAAACATCATTTATCAGATCCTTAATTCTCACGGCGCCATTTTTCCTGAATAGATTTAAAATTACAGAATCAGAAACATTCTCAGTAGTCAATATTATTCAATCGATGATTATTTTCACTTTAGGTCTGGGAATTATGATATTTTATATCTTCAATAAAGAAACAAGGCAATCCCTGCATGATATCGTGGCAAAAACATATGTTGTTCAGGATCACAGAAACAATGCGGTCACTATGATGCCCCAGCCAAAGAAACTGCCTTTCTATATCACGGGTACTCTTCTATTACTTGTAATTATAACATCAATTTATAGTTACAGCAGCAATAGCGAGATAAAAAAACTGCTTCCGGTTTATGAAAAGGTTTCACAACAGGATCATGTTTCAAGGGCATCTATATCAATGAATCATTTTTCAGGAAATAAACAGTACGTTTACACCATATCTATTAAAACCGATAAGAAACAGCAGTATGAAGGCCACATGGAGTACGATCCGGTCATTAAAAAAGCGGTTGAAACATTTTTGAACAGTAATGTTTATGAGAGTGATCAGGATGTATTAAATGTAGTGATAGGTTCAGGATTCGATATTGGGATTGCGAGACAATACTATTCTTACAATGTTTTCAAACCTATATTTAAGTGGAGAGAAACATATAAACCATAA
- a CDS encoding alpha/beta fold hydrolase yields the protein MKTIPIFIFFLISVISVSAQASGTEAFFETSDHVKINYKISGKGEACIYVPGGPGQGFPSFELLGGNNLEKSMQMIYMDQRGSGSSGTSDNYHLNAMVRDIEELRQHLKLDKVFLLAHSFGGIIAVNYAKQYPQHTKGLILANITLHFLNDETLKEQIAYGNSLLQLQNKTVPKDSLSTELSKVSAALRKKRIGYKFLTEDIETIRQTDKIDSLHPRIIDFGMAVISKPKEFPEYYADYAPLTKDIHVPVLVITGKKDKAVGTQHYKTFRFPDQRVVVIDGGHLLYYEKNREFVDAVWNFMKKHQ from the coding sequence ATGAAAACAATTCCAATATTTATTTTCTTTTTGATCTCCGTCATTTCCGTTTCAGCACAAGCCAGCGGTACAGAAGCTTTTTTTGAAACTTCCGACCATGTTAAAATCAATTATAAGATTTCGGGAAAAGGGGAAGCCTGCATCTATGTTCCGGGAGGTCCGGGACAAGGATTTCCTTCCTTTGAACTTTTGGGTGGAAACAATCTTGAAAAAAGCATGCAGATGATCTATATGGACCAACGTGGATCCGGCAGCTCGGGAACTTCAGATAATTATCACCTGAATGCGATGGTTCGGGACATCGAAGAACTGAGACAGCACCTGAAGCTTGATAAAGTTTTTCTACTGGCTCATTCTTTCGGAGGGATTATAGCGGTTAATTATGCAAAACAATATCCTCAGCATACAAAGGGATTAATTCTGGCCAATATCACACTTCATTTCCTCAACGATGAAACACTGAAAGAGCAGATAGCATATGGAAACAGCCTTCTTCAGCTACAGAATAAAACAGTTCCAAAGGACAGCCTTTCTACTGAGTTATCAAAAGTAAGTGCTGCCTTAAGAAAGAAAAGAATCGGATATAAATTTCTTACCGAAGATATTGAAACCATCAGACAAACCGATAAAATAGATTCCCTTCACCCAAGAATCATAGATTTTGGGATGGCCGTGATTTCAAAACCCAAAGAGTTTCCTGAATATTATGCTGATTATGCACCGCTCACAAAAGACATTCATGTTCCGGTTCTGGTGATCACCGGAAAAAAAGATAAGGCTGTAGGAACACAACATTACAAAACATTCCGGTTTCCGGATCAAAGGGTAGTTGTCATTGATGGCGGACATCTTTTGTATTATGAGAAAAACCGGGAGTTTGTGGATGCAGTTTGGAATTTTATGAAGAAACACCAGTAG